One part of the Nematostella vectensis chromosome 8, jaNemVect1.1, whole genome shotgun sequence genome encodes these proteins:
- the LOC125570194 gene encoding uncharacterized protein LOC125570194 — IQTLKSKIQTRKSKIQTYGHQEKLAYVLDSATQNLHGGQLLKVKNALDEGKALSRMNHIVLADLYGWDFISEYKQDPMAEDGGDEKRIRKVLKYVHSAREKKKADKAKKA; from the exons atacaaactctcaaaagcaaaatacaaactcgcaaaagcaaaatacaaact TATGGCCATCAAGAGAAGTTGGCGTACGTGTTGGATTCGGCAACCCAAAATCTTCACGGTGGACAATTGCTCAAAGTGAAGAATGCACTTGATGAAGGTAAGGCGCTAAGTCGCATGAATCATATTGTCTTGGCAGATTTGTATGGTTGGGACTTTATCTCTGAGTATAAGCAGGATCCTATGGCAGAAGACGGTGGAGATGAAAAGCGTATTCGCAAAGTACTCAAATATGTTCACTCCGCTagggagaaaaaaaaggctgacAAGGCGAAGAAAGCCTAG